From bacterium, the proteins below share one genomic window:
- a CDS encoding PEP-CTERM sorting domain-containing protein, translating to MSLRAELAGTSTSVIEPGAADPVILTLGGSFVEFDPGTDTLSGLELIPTGTFVLDLDQTVVGLDIVEVSNAMLVEAPGATALVSGAGSFNIATVMSGDVQAVGAPPPPTYYESTNSSTGGSLFVSGTQLDLAIFGVTLATFDAPMGQTIDVKADFTFFGVVPEPGTALLLGLGLAGLSASGRRTEQR from the coding sequence ATGTCGCTCCGCGCGGAGCTCGCGGGGACGAGCACGTCCGTGATCGAGCCCGGTGCGGCGGATCCGGTGATCCTCACCCTGGGCGGATCCTTCGTGGAGTTCGACCCCGGCACGGACACGCTGTCGGGGCTCGAGCTGATCCCGACCGGGACGTTCGTTCTCGATCTCGACCAGACCGTGGTCGGACTCGACATCGTCGAGGTGAGCAACGCGATGCTCGTCGAGGCCCCCGGAGCGACCGCCCTGGTGAGCGGCGCAGGCTCCTTCAACATTGCCACGGTCATGAGCGGCGACGTCCAGGCCGTCGGAGCGCCGCCGCCGCCGACCTACTACGAGTCCACGAACTCGTCGACGGGCGGATCGCTCTTCGTCTCGGGGACGCAGCTCGACCTGGCGATCTTCGGCGTCACGCTGGCGACCTTCGACGCCCCCATGGGCCAGACCATCGACGTGAAGGCCGACTTCACCTTCTTCGGCGTCGTCCCCGAGCCGGGAACGGCTCTGCTCCTCGGCCTCGGTCTGGCGGGACTCTCTGCCTCCGGTCGCCGCACCGAGCAGCGCTGA
- a CDS encoding haloalkane dehalogenase — MPHTTAPLAKKKIEILGYEMAYHERGSGDPIVLLHGNPTSSYLWRDVVPHLEGSGRCIVPDLIGMGDSEKLRDPGPDSYTFVEHRRFLDALLEALDVRENVTLVIHDWGSALGFDWANRHRDAVKGIAYMEAIVGPVDSWDQWPKPVQPVFQGFRSEKGEEMILENNLFIEGVLPSSILRKLSDEEMDEYRRPFANPGEDRRPTLTWPRQIPIEGEPPGMVEIVGAYAEWLATSEVPKLFFDAKPGAILRKALRDGCLAWPNQKVIEIPGIHFVQEDAPDEIGQGVRDWLAAL; from the coding sequence ATGCCGCACACGACCGCTCCCCTCGCGAAGAAGAAGATCGAGATCCTCGGCTACGAGATGGCCTATCACGAGCGGGGTTCGGGCGATCCGATCGTCCTGCTTCACGGCAATCCGACGTCCTCGTACCTCTGGCGCGACGTCGTCCCTCATCTCGAGGGCTCCGGTCGGTGCATCGTCCCCGATCTGATCGGGATGGGCGACTCAGAGAAGCTCCGCGACCCCGGCCCCGATTCGTACACCTTCGTCGAGCATCGCCGCTTCCTGGACGCGCTCCTCGAAGCCCTCGACGTCCGTGAGAACGTGACCCTCGTGATCCACGACTGGGGCTCCGCCCTCGGTTTCGACTGGGCGAACCGCCATCGCGACGCGGTCAAGGGCATCGCCTACATGGAAGCGATCGTGGGTCCCGTCGACTCCTGGGACCAGTGGCCCAAGCCGGTCCAGCCCGTCTTCCAGGGCTTCCGCTCCGAGAAGGGCGAAGAGATGATCCTCGAGAACAACCTGTTCATCGAGGGAGTCCTCCCGAGCTCGATCCTCCGCAAGCTGTCGGACGAAGAGATGGACGAGTACCGCCGCCCCTTCGCGAACCCCGGCGAGGACCGACGCCCGACGCTGACCTGGCCGCGGCAGATCCCGATCGAGGGCGAGCCGCCCGGGATGGTGGAGATCGTCGGCGCCTACGCCGAGTGGCTCGCGACGAGCGAAGTGCCGAAGCTCTTCTTCGACGCGAAGCCCGGCGCGATCCTGCGCAAGGCGCTGCGGGACGGCTGCCTCGCGTGGCCCAACCAGAAGGTGATCGAGATCCCGGGCATCCACTTCGTCCAGGAAGACGCACCGGACGAAATCGGACAGGGCGTCCGCGACTGGCTCGCCGCGCTCTGA
- a CDS encoding protein meaA yields the protein MSSIDSRPERDRPWMFRTYSGHSSAKASNALYRSNLAKGQTGLSVAFDLPTQTGYDSDHPLSRGEVGKVGVPICHIDDMQVLFDEIPLEKMNTSMTINATAAWLLSLYIATAERQGTDQSALRGTTQNDIITEYLSRGTFVFPPEASMRLTSEIVSYTVDHVPNWNPMNVCSYHLQEAGATPVQEIAYSMANAISILDVVRAMPEVDDETLSRVFGRISFFLNAGIRFVEEMCKCRAMNQLWEEIGRDRYGITNEKMLRLRYGVQVNSLGLTEAQPENNIIRIALEALGVTLSKRARARSLQLPAWNEALGLPRPWDQQLSLRTQQILAYETDLLEYGDLFDGSHVVEAKTAALLEEARAELQSVLDMGGAVTAVENAYMKQKLVESQTERLRAIESGEMTVVGVNEYIEAVDSPLVEEGAGSILKVDESAEREQIASLEAFRNRRNAADAAAALKNLEDVIKNGGNIMAPSIAAAKAGVTTGEWSQILRDVFGEYRAPTGVVAAPVAEASEDVNQVRKRVDALSETLGRRLKILVGKPGLDGHSNGAEQIAVKARDVGMEVVYDGIRLTPQEIVQSAQDEGVHVIGLSILSGSHGVLVTDVVEQLKDAGMGTIPVVVGGIIPDDDAEKLEAAGVRRVYTPKDFDLTRIMDEIVDVVAESNDG from the coding sequence GTGTCCTCGATCGACTCCCGCCCCGAACGCGACCGCCCGTGGATGTTCCGGACCTACTCCGGACACAGCTCCGCCAAGGCGAGCAACGCTCTCTATCGAAGCAATCTGGCCAAGGGCCAGACGGGTCTCTCCGTCGCCTTCGATCTCCCGACCCAGACCGGCTACGACTCGGACCACCCGCTCTCCCGCGGCGAGGTCGGCAAGGTCGGCGTCCCGATCTGCCACATCGACGACATGCAGGTCCTCTTCGACGAGATCCCGCTCGAGAAGATGAACACGTCGATGACGATCAACGCGACCGCGGCGTGGCTCCTCTCGCTCTACATCGCGACCGCCGAGCGCCAGGGCACGGATCAGAGCGCCCTCCGCGGCACGACCCAGAACGACATCATCACGGAGTACCTGTCGCGCGGCACGTTCGTATTCCCTCCGGAGGCGTCCATGCGCCTCACGAGCGAGATCGTCTCGTACACCGTCGACCACGTTCCGAACTGGAACCCGATGAACGTCTGCTCCTACCACCTCCAGGAAGCAGGGGCGACGCCGGTCCAGGAGATCGCCTACTCGATGGCGAACGCGATCTCGATCCTCGACGTCGTGCGCGCCATGCCCGAGGTCGACGACGAGACGCTGTCGCGGGTCTTCGGTCGGATCTCGTTCTTCCTGAACGCGGGCATCCGCTTCGTGGAAGAGATGTGCAAGTGCCGCGCGATGAACCAGCTCTGGGAGGAGATCGGTCGGGATCGCTACGGCATCACGAACGAGAAGATGCTCCGACTCCGCTACGGCGTGCAGGTCAACAGCCTGGGCCTGACCGAGGCGCAGCCCGAGAACAACATCATCCGGATCGCCCTCGAGGCCCTCGGCGTGACGCTCAGCAAGCGCGCCCGGGCGCGTTCGCTCCAGCTTCCGGCCTGGAACGAGGCCCTTGGCCTGCCGCGCCCATGGGACCAGCAGCTCTCCCTGCGCACCCAGCAGATCCTCGCCTACGAGACGGACCTGCTCGAGTACGGTGATCTCTTCGACGGCTCCCACGTGGTCGAGGCCAAGACGGCGGCGCTGCTCGAAGAGGCGCGCGCCGAGCTCCAAAGCGTCCTCGACATGGGGGGCGCGGTCACGGCGGTCGAGAACGCGTACATGAAGCAGAAGCTCGTCGAGAGCCAGACGGAACGGCTGCGCGCGATCGAGAGCGGGGAGATGACCGTCGTCGGCGTGAACGAGTACATCGAAGCCGTCGACTCGCCGCTCGTCGAGGAAGGTGCGGGCTCGATCCTCAAGGTCGACGAGAGCGCCGAGCGCGAGCAGATCGCGTCCCTCGAAGCCTTCCGCAACCGCCGCAACGCGGCGGACGCCGCCGCCGCGCTCAAGAACCTCGAGGACGTGATCAAGAACGGCGGCAACATCATGGCGCCTTCGATCGCGGCCGCGAAGGCGGGCGTGACGACCGGCGAGTGGTCGCAGATCCTGCGGGACGTGTTCGGGGAATACCGTGCCCCGACCGGCGTCGTCGCGGCGCCGGTCGCGGAAGCCAGCGAGGACGTGAATCAGGTCCGCAAGCGCGTGGACGCACTGTCCGAGACCCTCGGCCGTCGACTCAAGATCCTCGTCGGCAAGCCGGGCCTCGACGGCCACAGCAACGGCGCCGAGCAGATCGCGGTGAAGGCCCGCGACGTCGGCATGGAGGTCGTCTACGACGGCATCCGTCTCACGCCCCAGGAGATCGTGCAGTCGGCCCAGGACGAGGGCGTGCACGTGATCGGTCTCTCGATCCTCTCGGGCTCCCACGGCGTCCTGGTGACCGACGTGGTCGAGCAGCTGAAGGACGCGGGCATGGGCACGATCCCCGTCGTGGTGGGCGGGATCATCCCGGACGACGACGCCGAGAAGCTCGAGGCAGCCGGCGTCCGCCGGGTCTATACGCCCAAGGACTTCGACTTGACCCGGATCATGGACGAGATCGTCGACGTGGTCGCCGAGTCGAATGACGGCTGA
- a CDS encoding MFS transporter encodes MKMEAPARAHIALMGLLAVSIMMPVTLPVPILRELVGERFAVSELLTSLFMSINMIGAAIAAPIAGALADRIGKRRPLVIGALVVDALCFVAMSLDTSFPVFLGIRFIEGCAHIFALSLLLSISASLGGEDGRGFTMGMTGAGMMLGVAIGAPIGGVLGREDVLRPLMTGAGLLVGAALLASFALLDPKSTESRPGASEIWQAIKRHRSMIAPLVFAFADRFTVGFYTTTFSLFASGLHGADPPQVGMWIAVFMLPFALLSFPFGVLADRLSKTALLCGGSAIYGVLTASLGFWPTEWIAPGMAIIGMSAAVMFVPSMLMTTDLTPPEIRSTALGAFNTAGSLGFILGPLTGGFVSDTVRASHGAAAGYQAAFVVAGAAEMLCVAVSLPFLLRLRARGLTT; translated from the coding sequence ATGAAAATGGAAGCGCCGGCACGTGCGCACATCGCGCTCATGGGCCTTCTTGCCGTCTCGATCATGATGCCGGTGACGTTGCCGGTGCCGATCCTGCGTGAGCTGGTCGGCGAACGCTTCGCGGTCTCGGAGCTGCTGACCTCGCTCTTCATGTCGATCAACATGATCGGCGCGGCGATCGCAGCACCGATCGCGGGGGCGCTGGCGGACCGGATCGGCAAGCGTCGGCCGCTGGTAATCGGCGCCCTCGTGGTCGACGCGCTCTGCTTCGTCGCGATGTCCCTCGACACGTCCTTCCCGGTCTTCCTGGGCATCCGCTTCATCGAGGGCTGCGCCCACATCTTCGCGCTCTCGCTGCTGCTCTCGATCTCGGCGAGCCTCGGCGGCGAAGACGGGCGCGGGTTCACGATGGGCATGACCGGCGCCGGGATGATGCTCGGCGTCGCGATCGGCGCGCCGATCGGCGGCGTCCTCGGGCGGGAGGACGTGCTTCGGCCCCTGATGACCGGCGCCGGGCTGCTGGTGGGCGCGGCCCTCCTCGCCTCGTTCGCCCTGCTCGACCCGAAGAGCACGGAATCACGGCCTGGCGCGAGCGAGATCTGGCAGGCGATCAAGCGCCACCGCTCGATGATCGCGCCCCTCGTCTTCGCCTTCGCCGACCGCTTCACCGTCGGCTTCTACACGACCACCTTCTCGCTCTTCGCCTCGGGGCTCCACGGCGCCGACCCGCCGCAGGTGGGGATGTGGATCGCGGTGTTCATGCTGCCCTTCGCGCTCCTCTCCTTCCCCTTCGGCGTCCTCGCCGACCGTCTCTCGAAAACGGCGCTCCTGTGCGGCGGCTCGGCGATCTACGGCGTCCTGACGGCGAGCCTCGGGTTCTGGCCGACGGAGTGGATCGCGCCCGGCATGGCGATCATCGGCATGTCCGCGGCGGTCATGTTCGTGCCGTCGATGCTGATGACGACGGATCTGACCCCGCCGGAGATCCGTTCGACCGCCCTCGGCGCGTTCAATACCGCCGGCAGTCTCGGCTTCATCCTGGGACCGCTCACCGGCGGCTTCGTGAGCGACACGGTTCGCGCGAGCCACGGGGCCGCGGCCGGCTACCAGGCGGCCTTCGTCGTCGCGGGGGCCGCGGAGATGCTCTGCGTCGCCGTTTCCCTGCCCTTCCTGCTTCGACTGCGCGCGCGGGGACTGACCACCTGA
- the nadA gene encoding quinolinate synthase NadA, giving the protein MTTTPPADRPADLEAAILELKREKGAVILAHFYQEDEIQDLADVVGDSLALARAAQEIDCEMIVFCGVHFMAETAAILNPGIPVVVPDLEAGCSLADGCPPEEFKAFIADHPGAKVVTYINASAGVKAMSDLICTSSNAVEMVEHFEGEKVILAPDRHLARWIGRETGRDDFIVWPGACVVHEQFSAKGLAKLRAQHPDAEVLAHPECDQAVLDQADFIASTTGIIARAVASPDRPSIIATEDGVFHAIRKQVPDKVLHQAPGMDESCACNQCPFMRLNTLEKLYDCLVNEGPTVTVPEELAKQALVPIERMLELSK; this is encoded by the coding sequence ATGACGACGACCCCGCCCGCCGACCGCCCGGCCGACCTCGAAGCCGCGATCCTCGAGCTGAAGCGCGAGAAGGGCGCGGTCATCCTGGCGCACTTCTACCAGGAGGACGAGATCCAGGATCTCGCCGACGTCGTCGGTGACTCGCTGGCGCTGGCCCGCGCCGCCCAGGAGATCGATTGCGAGATGATCGTCTTCTGCGGCGTCCACTTCATGGCCGAGACCGCGGCGATCCTGAACCCGGGGATCCCGGTGGTCGTGCCGGATCTCGAAGCCGGCTGCTCCCTGGCGGACGGCTGTCCGCCGGAGGAGTTCAAGGCTTTCATCGCCGACCACCCCGGCGCGAAGGTGGTGACCTACATCAACGCCTCGGCGGGCGTGAAGGCGATGAGCGATCTGATCTGCACGTCCTCGAACGCGGTCGAGATGGTCGAGCACTTCGAGGGCGAGAAGGTCATCCTCGCGCCGGACCGCCACCTCGCCCGCTGGATCGGCCGGGAGACCGGCCGCGACGACTTCATCGTCTGGCCCGGTGCCTGCGTCGTCCACGAGCAGTTCAGCGCGAAGGGCCTCGCCAAGCTCCGCGCCCAGCACCCCGACGCCGAGGTGCTGGCCCACCCGGAGTGCGACCAGGCCGTCCTCGACCAGGCCGATTTCATCGCCAGCACGACCGGCATCATCGCCCGGGCCGTCGCCTCGCCGGACCGCCCCTCGATCATCGCGACGGAGGACGGGGTGTTCCACGCGATCCGCAAGCAGGTCCCCGACAAGGTGCTCCATCAGGCGCCCGGCATGGACGAGAGCTGCGCCTGCAACCAGTGCCCGTTCATGCGGCTCAACACGCTCGAGAAGCTCTACGACTGCCTCGTGAACGAGGGACCGACGGTGACGGTCCCGGAGGAGCTCGCGAAGCAGGCGCTCGTGCCGATCGAGCGCATGCTCGAGCTCTCGAAGTAG
- a CDS encoding serine/threonine protein kinase: MSQPTQDLRASFLGLTPARVLAAVEAAGHAPSGHCFALNALENRVYDVRLEDGRHVVAKFYRPGRWSRETILDEHRLLSALVEAEIPVCAPLRFPDGDTLHTDDDIHYAIWPRTGGRSPDELADDELGVLGRLMARIHAIAADLGAPNRRPLDPEQGPLDALALLEDGGWLPPSCHARYAGAVERLVAIYRERSRGVAVQPIHGDCHAGNLLRGDEGWFFLDFDDMVIGPPVQDVWMLVPGRDAEADRQRRLLVDAYRTFRDFDEGTFSLIEPLRGFRFVFYAGWIARRWDDPAFPDAFPHFGTDAYWEDETRDLEELVDRIERGDDLLAPAEQGERAGEGGEELTNADFFWDL, encoded by the coding sequence ATGAGTCAGCCCACCCAGGATCTGCGCGCTTCCTTCCTGGGGCTCACGCCCGCGCGGGTCCTCGCGGCGGTCGAGGCGGCGGGGCACGCCCCCTCGGGCCACTGCTTCGCGCTGAATGCGCTCGAGAACCGGGTCTACGACGTCCGGCTCGAAGACGGTCGTCACGTGGTCGCGAAGTTCTACCGGCCCGGTCGCTGGTCCCGGGAGACCATCCTGGACGAGCATCGACTTCTCTCGGCGCTGGTCGAGGCGGAGATTCCGGTCTGCGCGCCGCTCCGCTTCCCCGACGGCGACACGCTCCATACCGACGACGACATCCACTACGCGATCTGGCCGCGCACCGGCGGCCGCTCCCCGGACGAGCTGGCGGACGACGAGCTCGGCGTGCTCGGGCGCCTGATGGCGCGGATCCACGCGATCGCCGCGGACTTGGGCGCGCCGAACCGTCGCCCTCTCGATCCGGAGCAGGGGCCGCTCGACGCGCTCGCGCTGCTCGAAGACGGAGGCTGGCTGCCGCCTTCGTGCCATGCCCGCTACGCGGGGGCGGTGGAGCGGCTGGTCGCGATCTACCGGGAGCGGAGTCGAGGGGTCGCCGTCCAGCCGATCCACGGGGACTGCCATGCGGGCAATCTGCTGCGTGGCGACGAAGGCTGGTTCTTCCTCGACTTCGACGACATGGTGATCGGCCCGCCGGTCCAGGACGTCTGGATGCTCGTGCCCGGGCGCGACGCGGAGGCGGATCGCCAACGCCGTCTCCTGGTCGACGCCTATCGGACGTTCCGCGATTTCGACGAGGGAACGTTCTCCCTGATCGAGCCCCTGCGCGGATTCCGGTTCGTCTTCTATGCCGGGTGGATCGCTCGCCGATGGGACGATCCGGCCTTCCCGGATGCGTTCCCGCATTTCGGGACCGACGCCTACTGGGAGGACGAGACGCGGGACCTCGAGGAGCTCGTCGATCGCATCGAGCGCGGGGACGATCTTCTCGCGCCGGCGGAGCAGGGGGAGCGCGCGGGCGAGGGCGGGGAAGAGCTCACGAACGCGGACTTCTTCTGGGATCTCTAG
- a CDS encoding VOC family protein, giving the protein MITRLHSALVDVADFEGAVSDYARLVGFAPVRQERDAAGRRSAFFVFANMALELRACSAEPAAEGEPPRTGQAALRLVWEDGDPTEALAAAGIAVTSRCELRAAAEGDSAEGDRTWTRYALAPEASRRLPVELIVDETPEAGLLGGAPVPVAGAEAREARVHGLDHVVVMSPSPEATRAFYGDGLGIRLALDKTFDERGVRLLFFRLAGLTIEIGARAGADPAPEKADRFGGLAWQVPDVDAIRARLAGEGFDVSEVRSGNKPGTRVCTVRGPVHGVPTLLIEPVQPI; this is encoded by the coding sequence ATGATCACTCGACTCCACAGCGCGCTGGTCGATGTCGCCGATTTCGAAGGGGCGGTCTCGGACTATGCGCGGCTGGTGGGCTTCGCGCCCGTCCGGCAGGAACGCGACGCCGCAGGACGCCGCAGCGCCTTCTTCGTCTTCGCGAACATGGCGCTCGAGCTTCGCGCGTGCTCTGCCGAGCCCGCCGCCGAGGGGGAGCCCCCGCGAACGGGGCAGGCGGCGCTGCGGCTCGTCTGGGAGGACGGGGACCCGACCGAAGCGCTGGCGGCGGCGGGAATCGCCGTCACGTCCCGGTGCGAGCTTCGGGCCGCCGCCGAGGGCGACTCGGCGGAGGGCGATCGGACCTGGACCCGCTATGCGCTCGCACCGGAGGCGTCCCGCCGATTGCCGGTCGAGCTGATCGTCGACGAGACGCCCGAAGCCGGGCTGCTCGGAGGGGCGCCGGTTCCGGTCGCCGGGGCCGAGGCCCGGGAAGCCAGGGTCCACGGGCTCGATCACGTCGTCGTGATGAGCCCGTCCCCGGAAGCCACCCGCGCGTTCTACGGCGACGGGCTCGGGATCCGCCTCGCCCTCGACAAGACCTTCGACGAGCGTGGGGTGCGGCTCCTCTTCTTTCGTCTGGCGGGGCTCACGATCGAGATCGGTGCGCGCGCGGGCGCGGATCCGGCGCCGGAGAAGGCCGACCGCTTCGGTGGGCTGGCCTGGCAGGTGCCGGACGTCGACGCGATCCGGGCGCGCCTGGCCGGCGAGGGCTTCGACGTCTCGGAGGTCCGCTCGGGGAACAAGCCCGGGACGCGGGTCTGCACCGTGCGTGGCCCCGTCCACGGTGTACCGACCCTTCTGATCGAGCCCGTGCAGCCGATCTAG
- a CDS encoding PEP-CTERM sorting domain-containing protein (PEP-CTERM proteins occur, often in large numbers, in the proteomes of bacteria that also encode an exosortase, a predicted intramembrane cysteine proteinase. The presence of a PEP-CTERM domain at a protein's C-terminus predicts cleavage within the sorting domain, followed by covalent anchoring to some some component of the (usually Gram-negative) cell surface. Many PEP-CTERM proteins exhibit an unusual sequence composition that includes large numbers of potential glycosylation sites. Expression of one such protein has been shown restore the ability of a bacterium to form floc, a type of biofilm.), translated as MRLRFSKAVPVLALSGLLFSASSALAGPIDPASSGLDQAQGCGDSPCAFDVIYNLDASAPVTGDLEITGSTLDFTISLASATLSGSDGAVSSIDFSGVTYSGSFAITLDGSGGATITDQIATITGTVTPDIGGAVVFNAINVNTTGLCTGVDTASPTCGLIFGGPTSDFSASVDGNTRYFRHTVDVSVVPEPGTALLLGLGLSGLASLNRRRS; from the coding sequence ATGCGACTGCGATTCTCGAAGGCTGTTCCGGTACTTGCACTGAGTGGCTTGCTCTTCTCGGCCAGCTCGGCGCTCGCCGGCCCGATCGATCCCGCCTCGAGTGGGCTCGATCAGGCGCAGGGCTGCGGCGATTCGCCCTGCGCCTTCGACGTGATCTACAACCTGGATGCCTCCGCCCCCGTGACGGGCGACCTGGAGATCACCGGGAGCACCCTCGACTTCACGATCAGCCTCGCCTCGGCGACGCTGTCGGGTTCGGACGGCGCCGTCTCGTCGATCGACTTCTCCGGGGTGACCTACTCCGGCTCGTTCGCGATCACCCTCGACGGAAGCGGTGGCGCGACCATCACGGACCAGATCGCGACCATCACCGGGACCGTGACGCCGGACATCGGTGGCGCCGTGGTCTTCAACGCGATCAACGTGAACACCACCGGGCTGTGCACCGGCGTCGACACGGCTTCGCCGACGTGCGGGCTGATCTTCGGCGGGCCGACCTCGGACTTCAGCGCGAGCGTCGACGGCAACACCCGCTACTTCCGCCACACGGTCGACGTCTCGGTCGTTCCCGAGCCCGGGACGGCCCTGCTGCTCGGTCTCGGCCTGAGCGGCCTCGCGAGCCTCAACCGCCGTCGCAGCTAG
- the meaB gene encoding methylmalonyl Co-A mutase-associated GTPase MeaB, with translation MTADSANPGSRAELEAARKLAERVCAGERSAISQALNAVDDNRPDHREARLALLDAVASHARGVRIGVTGAPGAGKSTLLDALVSGLRERDRSVGVLAVDPSSQRTGGALLGDRMRLSSSARDAGVFLRSLAARDQLGGLSEVTGPSLDILSAALDYVFVETVGVGQSEAQVIDVVDTLVFVAQPAAGDLIQFMKAGILEWPDLFFVNKSDLGDVATRAAAELRAGLDLGQRRDPDRVPPVLTGSARDGLGIDALIDGLEEHTAYLAARGLGEARRREGRSKRIEHALQVRYGRFGVAKLGSAKDLATAIEADPSVSVDRMVDALGRRIERALTRAEAPDDPRGA, from the coding sequence ATGACGGCTGATTCCGCGAACCCGGGGTCTCGGGCCGAGCTGGAGGCCGCCCGGAAGCTCGCGGAGCGCGTCTGCGCGGGCGAGCGATCGGCGATCAGCCAGGCGCTCAATGCCGTCGACGACAACCGCCCGGACCATCGGGAGGCGCGGCTCGCCCTCCTCGATGCGGTGGCGTCCCACGCCCGGGGTGTCCGGATCGGCGTGACCGGGGCCCCCGGCGCAGGCAAGTCGACGCTGCTCGATGCGCTGGTGTCCGGGCTGCGGGAACGCGACCGGTCGGTCGGCGTGCTCGCCGTCGATCCTTCGAGCCAGCGGACCGGGGGCGCACTGCTGGGCGACCGGATGCGGCTCAGCTCCTCGGCCCGCGACGCAGGCGTCTTCCTCCGCTCCCTCGCGGCGCGGGACCAGCTGGGCGGCCTCTCCGAGGTGACCGGTCCCTCCCTCGACATCCTCTCCGCCGCACTCGACTACGTGTTCGTCGAGACGGTCGGTGTGGGCCAGTCCGAGGCGCAGGTGATCGACGTGGTCGACACCCTCGTCTTCGTGGCCCAGCCCGCGGCCGGAGATCTGATCCAGTTCATGAAGGCGGGCATCCTCGAGTGGCCCGACCTCTTCTTCGTGAACAAGTCGGACCTGGGCGACGTCGCCACCCGGGCCGCGGCCGAGCTCCGCGCGGGCCTCGACCTGGGCCAGCGCCGCGACCCCGATCGCGTCCCGCCGGTGCTCACGGGCTCGGCCCGCGACGGCCTCGGCATCGATGCATTGATCGACGGCCTCGAGGAGCACACGGCCTACCTCGCGGCGCGCGGTCTCGGGGAGGCGCGCCGCCGCGAAGGGCGAAGCAAGCGCATCGAGCACGCGCTCCAGGTCCGGTACGGCCGGTTCGGGGTGGCGAAGCTCGGCTCGGCGAAGGACCTCGCCACGGCGATCGAGGCGGATCCGAGCGTCTCCGTCGATCGCATGGTCGATGCACTCGGTCGGCGGATCGAGCGCGCCCTGACCCGGGCCGAGGCGCCGGACGACCCGCGTGGCGCGTGA